The following proteins are encoded in a genomic region of Sulfurimonas sp. HSL3-7:
- a CDS encoding class I SAM-dependent methyltransferase, translating into MKQEEEKSIDEILDELRLIKTELRMRSLQEKESVCEQPPAIIDMTEIGKVINDAEKNNFSQLESLINIQNVLNIRFPLPKMRNWAISPDFAELLLREILIRKPENIVEFGSGVSTLITGYALQMNKQGKLTSFDHDVFYGKKTVQNLKLHGLEEFAEVISAPISDITINNRDAKWYSVDETKVPAKIDMLVVDGPPARTDKAARYPALPYLIDRLADDAIVIMDDGIRQEEREICRRWLEEYPEFESEYVETEKGAFILRRQTSHHA; encoded by the coding sequence ATGAAGCAAGAAGAGGAAAAATCAATAGATGAAATATTGGATGAACTCAGGCTGATTAAAACCGAGTTACGTATGCGGTCATTGCAAGAGAAAGAGAGTGTATGTGAACAGCCACCTGCAATTATTGATATGACGGAGATCGGTAAAGTAATCAATGATGCAGAAAAAAACAACTTTTCTCAGTTAGAGTCACTCATAAATATACAAAATGTATTGAACATAAGGTTTCCCCTGCCAAAAATGCGTAATTGGGCGATTTCTCCCGATTTTGCCGAGTTGTTGTTAAGAGAGATACTTATCCGGAAGCCTGAAAATATTGTTGAATTTGGAAGCGGTGTTTCAACACTGATCACAGGCTACGCCTTGCAAATGAACAAACAGGGCAAACTAACCTCTTTTGACCATGATGTGTTCTACGGCAAAAAAACCGTTCAAAACCTTAAGTTGCATGGCCTGGAAGAGTTTGCCGAGGTCATAAGTGCACCGATATCAGATATTACTATTAATAATAGAGATGCAAAGTGGTATAGTGTAGATGAAACAAAAGTACCGGCAAAAATTGACATGCTGGTAGTAGACGGTCCGCCTGCCAGAACCGATAAAGCAGCACGATATCCTGCCCTTCCGTATTTGATAGATCGTTTAGCGGATGATGCTATTGTCATTATGGATGATGGAATTCGCCAAGAAGAAAGAGAGATCTGCCGACGCTGGCTGGAGGAGTATCCGGAATTTGAATCGGAGTACGTTGAAACCGAAAAGGGGGCGTTCATTTTGAGACGTCAAACATCACATCATGCATAA
- a CDS encoding DUF2279 domain-containing protein, with the protein MKKPIALFLISLCLQADTFTSTLNSTSKRLNDTLLLSEDPATGFLVDTGLVMAGITAWGATQWDWGSKTFHFHSEGWFDRSSKTGGSDKTGHFYMTYLLSRVMASRMQDRGLSLEESSLYGSLSALTAMTFMEIGDGTSPYGFSKEDFIADSVSALVAYLIRTHPKIDEYIDIRFEYLPLNDSSGRSDLTTDYSNMRHLVAFKAMGFDALKQTPLSLLELQVGYYSRGYRSYDTVEESQHLYVGIGISLADLARRSEINVLQNIFEFYQPGHTYVETDLWSRP; encoded by the coding sequence ATGAAAAAACCAATAGCACTTTTTCTCATAAGCCTCTGTCTGCAAGCCGACACCTTCACAAGCACGCTCAACAGCACCTCAAAACGTCTCAACGATACACTGCTTTTAAGTGAAGATCCCGCCACCGGCTTCCTTGTAGATACCGGTCTGGTGATGGCAGGCATAACAGCCTGGGGAGCCACCCAATGGGACTGGGGGAGTAAAACATTCCATTTTCACAGCGAAGGGTGGTTTGATCGCTCCAGCAAAACGGGCGGGTCCGATAAAACCGGCCACTTTTATATGACCTACCTTCTATCGCGTGTCATGGCATCGCGCATGCAGGACCGCGGACTCAGCCTCGAAGAATCTTCACTCTACGGTTCGCTCTCCGCGCTTACGGCAATGACCTTTATGGAGATAGGCGACGGGACCAGCCCCTACGGTTTCTCGAAAGAGGACTTTATCGCAGACTCCGTCAGCGCCCTTGTGGCCTATCTCATCCGAACCCATCCCAAAATTGACGAGTATATCGATATACGGTTTGAATACCTGCCCCTCAACGATTCATCCGGCAGGAGCGACTTGACGACGGACTACTCCAATATGCGCCACCTTGTGGCATTCAAGGCGATGGGCTTCGATGCACTGAAGCAGACGCCGCTGAGCCTGCTGGAACTGCAGGTCGGCTACTACTCAAGGGGCTACCGCTCCTATGATACGGTTGAAGAGAGCCAGCATCTTTACGTGGGCATCGGAATCTCTTTGGCCGATCTTGCAAGACGCAGTGAGATCAATGTTCTACAAAACATATTTGAATTTTACCAACCCGGGCACACCTATGTCGAAACAGACCTATGGAGCCGGCCATAA
- a CDS encoding capsular polysaccharide biosynthesis protein, producing MIGGYRYYLDNIAEIFGARRFRGWGRKRTGRFAMWCHERFGGELTLLEDGFIRSVGLGDSPSFSIVEDDVGIYYDATQPSRLENLLNSHDFDTDEALMAKAREAMALIREYRISKYNHAPDIAEGFFPEDGRKRVLVVAQTAGDASLTYGLAGRFTTDEMIDAAVAENPGAAVYLKIHPDVLSGNKASDIDIEAARKRCKIIDADVNPLSLLEQFDKVYTKTSQMGFEALLLGKECVCFGMPFYAGWGVTDDRAGCERRKRKLSVEEIFAAAYILYSRYYNPYSKKPSDIIDTIRTIAAYKERDKRVDQKAFFFGFSRWKHPFMDPYVGNIASVRFINPIFGKGHLDKALRRGLDEESRIYIWGKKAFDEVEAYARRKSIPIWRVEDGFVRSVGLGSDLTQPYSLVMDSRGIYFDPTQESDLEHLLNFHVFTKEETERARHLCRHLAEKRLSKYNNYSDVDLSLPHDKRIVLVPGQVEDDASIRYGAAGMSNQELLKRTRENAPDAYIVFKPHPDVLAGNRGGDVAESEALKYCDRVVTEVSIDSVLEHADEVHTMTSLVGFEAIIRGIRVYTYGLPFYAGWGLSSDAFRCERRKRTLTADQLAAATLLLYPRYIDPKTKELCEVEVTLEGIEAERRRIERSGGSRRVQHMRRFIARKSQLIWRLLSSLSIK from the coding sequence GTGATCGGCGGCTACCGCTACTATCTGGACAACATTGCCGAGATCTTCGGCGCACGCCGTTTCAGAGGGTGGGGCAGAAAACGGACAGGTCGCTTCGCCATGTGGTGTCATGAACGTTTCGGCGGCGAACTGACCCTTCTCGAAGACGGCTTCATCCGCTCCGTCGGCCTCGGCGACTCCCCTTCGTTCAGCATCGTCGAGGACGATGTGGGGATCTATTACGATGCAACGCAGCCAAGCCGGCTCGAAAACCTCCTCAACAGCCATGACTTCGACACCGACGAGGCGCTGATGGCAAAGGCCCGCGAGGCGATGGCACTCATCAGGGAATACCGCATCAGCAAGTACAACCACGCCCCAGACATAGCCGAGGGCTTTTTCCCCGAAGACGGCAGAAAACGGGTGCTGGTCGTCGCCCAGACGGCGGGGGACGCGTCGCTGACATACGGACTGGCCGGACGGTTCACGACCGACGAGATGATAGACGCGGCGGTAGCGGAGAACCCCGGTGCCGCGGTCTACCTCAAGATCCACCCCGACGTCCTCAGCGGCAACAAGGCCTCCGACATCGATATCGAAGCCGCTCGGAAAAGATGCAAGATCATCGATGCCGACGTCAACCCGCTCTCGCTGCTCGAACAGTTCGACAAGGTCTACACCAAGACCTCTCAGATGGGTTTCGAGGCGCTGCTGCTGGGCAAAGAGTGCGTCTGCTTCGGCATGCCTTTCTACGCGGGGTGGGGCGTCACCGACGACAGGGCGGGCTGCGAGCGGAGAAAACGGAAGCTTAGCGTCGAAGAGATCTTTGCCGCTGCGTACATCCTCTACAGCAGGTACTACAACCCCTACAGCAAAAAGCCCTCGGACATCATCGACACGATCAGGACGATCGCCGCCTACAAAGAACGCGACAAAAGAGTCGATCAAAAGGCCTTTTTCTTCGGCTTCTCGCGCTGGAAACACCCCTTCATGGACCCTTATGTCGGCAACATCGCTTCGGTCCGTTTCATCAACCCGATTTTCGGCAAAGGCCATCTTGACAAAGCGCTCAGGAGAGGACTGGATGAAGAGAGCCGCATCTACATCTGGGGCAAAAAAGCCTTCGATGAGGTCGAAGCCTATGCCCGCAGGAAAAGCATCCCCATCTGGCGCGTTGAGGACGGCTTTGTCCGCTCTGTCGGCCTCGGTTCGGACCTGACACAGCCCTACTCGCTGGTCATGGACAGCCGGGGAATCTACTTCGACCCGACGCAGGAGAGCGACCTGGAGCATCTGCTCAATTTCCACGTCTTCACGAAAGAGGAGACCGAACGGGCAAGGCACCTCTGCAGGCATCTGGCCGAGAAGAGACTCTCCAAGTACAACAACTACAGCGACGTCGACCTCTCACTCCCCCATGATAAAAGGATCGTTCTGGTGCCCGGACAGGTCGAGGATGACGCTTCCATACGGTACGGGGCGGCGGGAATGAGCAACCAGGAGCTGCTCAAGCGCACAAGAGAGAACGCCCCCGACGCCTACATCGTCTTCAAACCCCACCCCGACGTACTGGCGGGCAACAGGGGAGGGGATGTGGCAGAGTCCGAGGCCTTAAAGTACTGCGACCGCGTCGTCACCGAGGTGAGCATCGACAGCGTCCTTGAACATGCCGACGAGGTGCATACGATGACCTCGCTGGTCGGTTTCGAGGCGATCATCAGGGGGATCAGAGTCTATACCTACGGACTGCCGTTTTACGCGGGATGGGGGCTGAGTAGTGATGCCTTCCGCTGCGAACGGCGCAAACGCACCTTGACGGCAGACCAGCTCGCGGCAGCGACGCTGCTGCTCTACCCCCGCTATATCGATCCGAAGACGAAAGAACTCTGCGAGGTGGAGGTGACACTTGAGGGGATCGAGGCGGAGCGCAGACGCATTGAACGTTCTGGCGGATCCAGAAGAGTGCAGCATATGCGCCGTTTCATTGCAAGAAAATCACAGCTGATTTGGCGTCTATTAAGCTCGCTATCTATAAAATAA
- a CDS encoding heparinase II/III family protein: protein MKGKKMILKYRNFPDMEMSLPFDWSVDPYSNNNWCHNFYSLRWLPSNIKQWVRDGKVGVNPVLFFVDFLTYHANEDKPKNRFYMSKLADHSMSERLEVFAHFIKEKQNENPDYEQVDTKILEAEIKKHIEVLLGDRVYRKKSNHGFMIDLALIEFSLVLPKFDEDSHIITIAEKRIAEQMEAMFDTFGFNKEHSISYQEFDAALCIQLWDLYQKYKRETSLLSKIYTIIATTHHFLKYCVKPNGENHRIGDTFAYPNERLLHKIEQAYQKLPSQIKKRSESFFGENLASTLLIAPEAGFSVIRNKYGESKEKIFHLFFTASWHSYVHKQNDDLSFSLYSNGCNIIEDPGYSDVITRDEVPYASEEVHNVSTCENHKWKNRNAPLKDTKLTKYFQSDSLLAIQGVQHRMQNIYVERTLIYVKPQILIVVDHYESALNEEFLIQTRFNFGLEINEFSEIAHGMSFLVNNQPKKIQQIRADSLIEQKMAESFMLNRDGTISQSKAVHFFNRVNAQSTVYTLIDLSENENFEVDVQRQSSSEITIDVTKGNNTNRFELHLEHTGIAPYCNSRFMSTPTVERQVDFIDSDKKEDEPLQESGGVLFFDCYSYAKFPTIRFESADKWKLIIHFLEYENDANLNFFFGERGSRFHGFARVKNKIMYRLADGSYIGGLPYNVGNFIRLTVTYDDGAWLFTDGEKSVEVQQKTDVVFNAIGSGFTGYEHEEKTSISYVGIQEYSETDHAYKDVGIWKLNENRGCIAFDSSGTQRHAVLTNTKWHDSTINELILGSYPLAQEDWQQYTHSKPSRKFEFLDEAYNKEKDLFLWTGIEAGLNDKNWDKGKKLLENIYSFDRFEPVHLSTVLTWKENPLSNRSWQWQFHQLIFYIDLLAAHTKTKEAKYLDRLVEILTSWYDCNYAEEHPSEMSWHDHTTALRLRSLIYIWEYLRNSEYAITEDFASILLNLVETHCNVLSVEKFYMKHNNHGFDQSLFLYLASVKFPEFENAKQWHDIAFDRLVDEVGIAFTSEGIHVENSPSYLVGMIQRVDLASKMIQHYEPGNSIELNDIINNALKALAYLVHPNGALPMFGDTDPGTRIPALNHLKNNTNFQLFQYVHSQAQRGKVGENLPDAVFEESGYAVLRDKWHEKDTYDDMTHLVFKCGFLSTFHRHDDDLNFILHGLGEEWFVDGGIYKYNEQDPYRKYLRSAKAHNIPVVPNAEVSRIINKDADKQSKITDYFLNEETSWVAAKSFMYTGYCVTRRIEYIRPNRFIITDKVDADTKEVTPYELMFHIPMDKKIEIRDDNSVYISGQNSHELHMLFDGECTYSFELLSGEDNEEVIGWQSKVFGKIDAIQTLRCSIVPKHNKGYSIVEMTLRK from the coding sequence ATGAAGGGAAAAAAGATGATACTTAAGTATAGAAATTTTCCCGATATGGAGATGAGTTTACCGTTTGACTGGTCTGTAGATCCTTATTCAAACAATAACTGGTGCCATAACTTTTATAGCTTGAGATGGCTGCCTTCCAATATTAAACAGTGGGTAAGAGATGGTAAAGTTGGCGTAAACCCTGTGCTTTTTTTCGTTGACTTTTTGACGTATCATGCAAATGAAGATAAACCTAAAAATAGATTTTATATGTCGAAACTTGCAGACCATAGTATGTCTGAAAGGCTGGAAGTCTTTGCTCATTTTATCAAAGAGAAACAGAATGAAAATCCTGATTATGAACAGGTTGATACAAAAATTCTCGAAGCCGAAATTAAGAAGCACATAGAAGTGTTATTGGGCGACAGGGTTTACAGGAAAAAGTCAAACCATGGTTTTATGATTGACCTAGCACTAATCGAATTTTCCTTGGTGCTTCCAAAATTTGATGAAGATAGTCATATTATCACTATTGCCGAAAAACGTATAGCTGAGCAGATGGAAGCAATGTTTGACACTTTTGGCTTTAACAAAGAACATTCCATTTCCTATCAAGAGTTTGACGCTGCATTGTGTATTCAACTATGGGATCTCTATCAGAAGTATAAGAGAGAGACTTCTTTACTGTCAAAAATTTATACGATAATCGCAACTACACACCATTTTCTGAAGTATTGTGTGAAACCTAATGGAGAAAATCATAGGATCGGGGATACGTTTGCTTATCCAAATGAGCGGTTATTACATAAAATAGAACAGGCTTATCAGAAATTACCCAGTCAAATCAAAAAAAGAAGTGAATCGTTTTTTGGTGAAAATTTAGCAAGCACATTATTGATTGCACCAGAAGCAGGGTTCTCAGTAATCCGTAATAAATATGGGGAAAGTAAAGAAAAAATATTTCATCTTTTTTTTACAGCTTCATGGCATTCATATGTGCATAAACAAAATGATGATTTGAGTTTTAGTCTCTATTCCAACGGATGCAATATTATCGAGGACCCGGGTTATAGTGATGTAATTACCAGGGATGAAGTCCCTTACGCTTCAGAAGAGGTACACAATGTTTCGACGTGTGAAAACCATAAATGGAAAAATCGTAATGCTCCGCTGAAAGATACCAAACTTACCAAGTATTTTCAGTCAGATAGTCTCTTGGCGATTCAAGGAGTGCAGCACCGGATGCAAAACATCTATGTGGAGAGGACATTAATCTATGTTAAACCGCAGATTTTGATCGTTGTAGACCATTATGAGAGTGCTTTAAATGAAGAGTTCTTGATTCAAACAAGATTTAATTTTGGGCTGGAGATTAATGAATTCTCAGAGATTGCACATGGAATGAGTTTTCTAGTGAATAATCAGCCTAAAAAAATTCAACAAATTCGTGCGGATTCGTTAATTGAGCAAAAGATGGCGGAAAGTTTTATGTTGAATAGGGATGGAACGATTTCCCAGTCAAAGGCAGTACACTTTTTTAACCGTGTAAACGCTCAAAGTACAGTTTACACCCTGATCGATTTATCGGAAAATGAAAATTTTGAAGTGGATGTTCAGCGGCAATCTTCGTCGGAAATTACTATCGATGTAACAAAGGGAAATAATACGAATAGATTTGAACTCCACTTAGAGCATACTGGAATAGCCCCATATTGTAATAGTCGGTTCATGTCTACACCGACTGTTGAACGTCAAGTGGATTTTATTGACAGCGATAAGAAAGAAGACGAGCCTTTGCAAGAAAGCGGAGGCGTTCTATTTTTTGATTGCTACTCATATGCAAAATTCCCAACGATAAGATTCGAAAGTGCAGACAAATGGAAATTAATTATACATTTTCTGGAATATGAGAATGACGCTAATCTCAACTTCTTTTTCGGAGAGAGGGGAAGCCGTTTTCACGGTTTTGCACGGGTAAAAAACAAGATCATGTACCGACTGGCTGATGGTTCTTATATAGGTGGTCTCCCCTATAACGTTGGTAATTTTATTCGGTTGACTGTTACCTACGATGATGGTGCATGGTTGTTTACAGATGGTGAAAAGAGTGTTGAAGTACAACAGAAAACAGATGTCGTCTTCAATGCTATAGGCAGTGGATTTACAGGTTATGAACATGAAGAAAAAACAAGTATTTCATATGTAGGAATTCAAGAATATTCTGAAACTGATCATGCCTATAAAGATGTCGGAATTTGGAAGTTAAATGAAAACAGGGGTTGCATTGCTTTTGACAGTTCGGGCACTCAACGTCATGCGGTACTGACGAACACTAAATGGCATGATAGTACAATTAATGAACTTATATTAGGTTCCTATCCGTTGGCTCAGGAAGATTGGCAACAGTATACCCATTCAAAACCGAGCCGGAAATTCGAATTTTTGGATGAAGCCTACAATAAAGAGAAAGATCTTTTTTTGTGGACGGGTATTGAGGCTGGCTTGAATGATAAAAATTGGGACAAGGGTAAAAAATTATTAGAAAACATTTATAGTTTTGACCGTTTTGAACCTGTCCACCTGTCAACCGTACTGACATGGAAAGAAAACCCGCTAAGTAACCGTAGCTGGCAATGGCAGTTCCATCAGCTCATTTTTTACATAGATCTGCTTGCAGCCCATACTAAGACTAAAGAAGCAAAATATTTAGATAGATTAGTTGAAATTTTAACAAGCTGGTATGACTGTAATTATGCAGAAGAACACCCAAGCGAAATGTCATGGCATGATCACACGACTGCTTTGCGATTACGCAGTCTAATCTACATATGGGAGTATTTACGCAATAGTGAGTACGCCATAACTGAAGACTTTGCCAGCATACTTTTAAACCTTGTTGAGACACATTGTAATGTACTTTCTGTTGAGAAGTTTTACATGAAGCATAACAACCATGGGTTTGACCAAAGTTTATTTTTGTATTTGGCGTCAGTGAAATTCCCTGAGTTTGAAAATGCCAAACAGTGGCATGACATTGCTTTTGATCGTTTAGTCGATGAGGTGGGTATAGCTTTCACATCAGAAGGGATACATGTAGAAAATAGCCCAAGTTATTTGGTTGGAATGATACAGCGGGTTGACCTTGCGTCAAAAATGATACAGCATTATGAACCGGGAAATAGTATAGAGTTAAACGATATTATAAACAATGCATTAAAAGCATTGGCATACCTGGTGCATCCAAACGGGGCACTGCCTATGTTTGGTGATACAGACCCGGGTACAAGAATACCTGCCCTGAACCATTTGAAAAATAATACTAATTTTCAATTATTTCAGTATGTTCATTCGCAGGCTCAACGGGGTAAAGTAGGCGAAAACCTTCCTGACGCAGTCTTTGAAGAGAGCGGCTATGCTGTTCTTAGAGATAAGTGGCATGAAAAAGATACCTATGATGATATGACTCACTTGGTATTCAAGTGCGGTTTCCTGAGTACATTCCACAGACACGATGATGATCTGAATTTTATTTTACATGGCTTAGGTGAAGAGTGGTTTGTTGACGGAGGCATCTACAAGTATAACGAACAAGATCCATATAGAAAGTACCTTCGCTCGGCTAAGGCACATAATATACCGGTAGTACCAAATGCAGAAGTTTCCCGCATAATAAATAAGGATGCAGACAAACAGTCGAAGATCACAGATTACTTTTTAAATGAAGAAACATCATGGGTAGCAGCAAAAAGTTTTATGTATACGGGTTATTGTGTTACACGAAGAATCGAGTATATTCGTCCTAATAGGTTTATCATTACAGATAAAGTTGATGCAGATACGAAAGAGGTGACACCGTATGAACTGATGTTCCATATTCCTATGGATAAAAAGATAGAGATCAGAGACGATAACAGTGTTTATATAAGTGGTCAAAATTCTCATGAACTTCATATGCTATTTGATGGTGAGTGTACTTATAGTTTTGAATTATTATCGGGGGAAGATAATGAAGAAGTAATAGGCTGGCAATCTAAAGTATTTGGGAAAATAGATGCTATTCAAACATTACGATGCAGTATTGTACCAAAGCACAATAAAGGGTATTCTATTGTTGAGATGACTCTTAGGAAATAA
- a CDS encoding glycosyltransferase, with protein MKNQKNLHYKIALIADELTEACLKHEADVYYITPLNYRFVLQFWKPDFLFVESSWHGRRKAWKFKIAAYPDHPKRNNKTLQKVVAYAKKLGIPTVFWNKEDGVHFERFIDSAKLFDHIFTVDENYVPKYREIVGKEVTVNTLMFAVQPQLHNFTGFHFKHNRANFVGSYSRHIHDRRRAWQEMMFRAASRTGLGVSVHDRNSSRKSSDYRFPELPHMDVNAAVKYADTARIYKEYLVSLNVNTIEDSPTMFSRRLVEILACGGIAVTNPSPAVERYFKDYCHVVHDEAEMAELFERLKHGPSDEDLERARAGAEYVAKEHTWAHRMEEICSVIGVKR; from the coding sequence TTGAAAAATCAGAAAAATCTACATTACAAAATTGCACTGATCGCAGACGAACTGACAGAGGCTTGTCTAAAGCACGAGGCAGATGTATACTACATCACCCCGCTTAACTACCGGTTTGTCCTGCAATTTTGGAAACCCGATTTTTTGTTTGTCGAGTCGTCCTGGCATGGACGCCGGAAGGCCTGGAAGTTTAAGATAGCCGCCTACCCAGACCACCCGAAACGTAACAATAAGACGCTGCAAAAGGTAGTGGCCTACGCGAAAAAGCTTGGCATTCCGACGGTCTTCTGGAACAAGGAGGACGGCGTCCATTTCGAGCGTTTTATTGACAGTGCGAAGCTCTTCGACCATATCTTCACTGTCGACGAGAATTACGTTCCGAAATATCGGGAAATCGTGGGCAAGGAAGTGACGGTCAATACCTTGATGTTTGCGGTCCAGCCGCAGTTGCACAACTTCACCGGGTTTCATTTCAAACATAACCGGGCAAACTTCGTCGGCAGCTACAGCCGCCACATCCACGACCGTAGAAGGGCGTGGCAGGAGATGATGTTCCGTGCGGCGAGCAGGACAGGTCTTGGGGTGAGCGTTCATGACCGCAACTCGTCGCGAAAATCTTCCGACTATCGCTTCCCTGAACTGCCGCATATGGACGTAAACGCAGCGGTCAAGTATGCTGACACAGCACGGATTTACAAAGAGTACCTTGTATCTCTGAACGTCAACACCATAGAGGATTCCCCGACGATGTTCTCACGCCGTTTGGTAGAGATCCTTGCATGCGGCGGCATTGCCGTGACAAACCCGTCTCCCGCAGTGGAAAGATACTTCAAGGACTACTGCCATGTCGTGCATGACGAAGCGGAGATGGCGGAACTGTTCGAGCGCTTGAAACACGGCCCCTCCGACGAAGATCTGGAACGGGCACGCGCGGGGGCCGAATATGTCGCCAAAGAACACACCTGGGCGCATCGTATGGAAGAAATCTGCAGCGTGATAGGGGTGAAGCGGTGA
- a CDS encoding capsular biosynthesis protein: MKNNYIGDIKHKNILFLQGPMGSFFKRLDALFRDKGAKTYKIGFNAGDCLFSHRDNYIPYRGKREAWYDFVKRFLREQWIDQIYLFGDCRFYQRIAIKAASELGIEVFVFEEGYARPDYITMEKYGVNDFSRISRSRAFYDTLDLKTLPEPSPEPAGFSQLRMVVSAVVYYGVSNLLFFMYPHYRHHRDFSAIKEAFFGARSLLRKWYYRWNERGYLERIKGTCSGRYFFVPLQTHNDFQILEHSGYGSIEKFIFEVLESFACHAPQECWLVFKHHPVDRGRKEYSTFITDQARQLGIAERICVMHDVHLPTCLKHAIGTVTINSTVGLSSLYHRTPTITLGNAIYDIEGLTCKGMAMDDFWCGQRAPDAQLLEKYRRYLIFTTQLNGSFYGRMPDFDHCLAVENASADVKSGQVEVCSNTPLPCASVLPTCVQA, encoded by the coding sequence ATGAAAAATAACTATATCGGTGATATTAAACACAAGAACATCCTTTTTCTGCAGGGACCGATGGGCAGTTTCTTCAAACGTCTCGACGCCCTGTTCCGCGACAAAGGGGCAAAGACCTACAAGATCGGCTTCAACGCGGGCGACTGCCTCTTTTCACACCGGGACAACTACATCCCCTACCGCGGAAAACGTGAGGCGTGGTACGACTTTGTCAAAAGGTTCCTGCGGGAGCAGTGGATCGACCAGATCTACCTCTTCGGCGACTGCCGTTTTTACCAGCGCATCGCCATCAAAGCCGCGAGCGAGCTGGGCATCGAGGTCTTCGTCTTTGAAGAGGGGTATGCCCGTCCGGACTATATCACCATGGAAAAGTACGGTGTGAACGACTTCAGCAGGATCAGCCGCTCACGGGCGTTCTATGACACTCTTGATCTAAAGACACTGCCAGAACCCTCGCCGGAACCGGCCGGTTTCAGCCAGCTGCGAATGGTCGTCAGTGCCGTTGTCTACTACGGTGTGTCGAACCTGCTCTTCTTTATGTACCCGCACTACCGCCATCATCGGGACTTCTCCGCGATCAAAGAGGCCTTTTTCGGCGCCAGGAGCCTGCTGCGCAAATGGTACTACCGATGGAACGAACGCGGTTATCTTGAACGCATAAAGGGTACGTGTTCAGGCCGCTACTTCTTCGTACCGCTGCAGACCCATAACGACTTCCAGATCCTCGAGCACTCGGGGTACGGATCTATCGAGAAGTTCATCTTCGAAGTGCTTGAATCGTTTGCCTGCCATGCGCCGCAAGAGTGCTGGCTGGTATTCAAGCACCATCCGGTCGACCGAGGACGAAAAGAGTACAGTACTTTCATTACAGATCAGGCCCGTCAGCTCGGTATTGCTGAACGCATCTGTGTCATGCATGACGTCCACCTGCCGACCTGCCTCAAACATGCCATCGGCACCGTGACGATCAACAGCACAGTCGGCCTTTCGTCACTCTACCACCGGACGCCGACGATCACGCTCGGCAACGCGATCTATGACATCGAGGGGCTTACCTGCAAAGGGATGGCGATGGACGATTTCTGGTGCGGACAGCGCGCCCCCGATGCGCAACTGCTTGAAAAGTACCGCCGCTATCTCATCTTTACAACGCAGCTCAACGGGAGTTTTTACGGCAGGATGCCCGACTTTGACCACTGTCTGGCAGTCGAGAACGCATCGGCGGATGTAAAGAGCGGACAGGTAGAGGTTTGCAGCAATACCCCACTGCCATGCGCATCAGTGCTTCCGACCTGCGTACAAGCCTAG